The genomic interval CTGCAATGGTTGATATTAAAGCATCTCCTTCGATCGTATGTTTCAATGCTGATGCGGCTACACCAAATTCGAGTGCTTTCTGGTCATCACCATCAAAAGAGATCAAACCATGGATCAAACCTGCAATAAACGCATCGCCTCCGCCTACACGGTCTATAATTGGATTGATCTCAATATCAGCTGTTTCCAGTAATTCATTACCATTCCACATCATGGCCCGCAACAGATTGTGAGAAGCGCTGATTGAAGTCCTTTTCGTATCAATAATTTTGCTTACCTGCGGAAAAGCCTTCTGTAAGTTGACACTCGATTCAACAAAATCGTTTCCTTCAATGCCAAAAATTTCAAGAATGTTTTCCTTGTTGGCAATCACAATGTCGGTTCCGGCGGTCAGTTCGGGCAAAATATCAGATGGCTTTTTCCCATATTTCCATAGATTGGCGCGGTAAAAAATATCTCCGGATACCTTCAATCCATATTTACATGCGGTTTTTATACCTTTCAGCAAGGCATCAGCAGCTCCTTGTGACAATGCAGGTGTAATTCCGGCCCAATGAAACCATTTGGCATCTTTCAGGATTTCATCCCAGTTAATTTCTTTCGGGTCTATTTCGGCAAGAGAAGAATTAGCACGGTCGTAAACGATCTGGCTTCCTCTTAATGCAGTCCCTGTTTCCAGGAAATAAACGGCCATACGCGGCCCGCCATAAATTATGTGCGAAATATCAACTCCATGAAAATGAAGATATTGTGCCGCTGCCCTGCCAATCGGCGAATCAGGAAAACGTGTTACATGTGCAGTATGATGTCCCCAATATGCCAACGCAGATGAAACATTTGCTTCGCCGCCAGCATACGTAACATTCAATTGACGTGCTTGTTCAAAACGGGAAAAACCAGGAGTGGAAAGTCGCATAAGCACTTCACCAAAAGAAACAATCTGAGCCATATTTTAAGTAATTGACGATCAAAAACAATTAAATCGTCCCGGGTAAATAAATAAAATCAGTTAAAAATAAGTGCATT from Dyadobacter sp. NIV53 carries:
- a CDS encoding sugar kinase, whose translation is MAQIVSFGEVLMRLSTPGFSRFEQARQLNVTYAGGEANVSSALAYWGHHTAHVTRFPDSPIGRAAAQYLHFHGVDISHIIYGGPRMAVYFLETGTALRGSQIVYDRANSSLAEIDPKEINWDEILKDAKWFHWAGITPALSQGAADALLKGIKTACKYGLKVSGDIFYRANLWKYGKKPSDILPELTAGTDIVIANKENILEIFGIEGNDFVESSVNLQKAFPQVSKIIDTKRTSISASHNLLRAMMWNGNELLETADIEINPIIDRVGGGDAFIAGLIHGLISFDGDDQKALEFGVAASALKHTIEGDALISTIAEVEAIRQGETSGRIKR